The sequence ACCGAGGGTAAAACGGTCTACCTCTTCATGACGGGTCCGAACCTCGCGAGCAACGGCGTCGACATCGAAGATCCCAATGAGCAGGTTGTAACCGGTCAAGGTAACTCAACCACGGTGGATGTCGAGGCTGACGACACTTGGTCCAAGAAGTGGGACACCGCCAACCTGCCTCTCGATGCCGGCAGTTACACGATCTACGCTGTCTCAGCGGACGTGGACAAGAGCAAACTCTCTGATGCCAAGTACAGCACGGCCTCCATCTCGCTCCGGTCCGGATACATCTCCGCGACCACGAGTGGCGCTACCGTCGCGAAGGGTGACAAACTGATAATCTCCGGAACTGCACAGGGCAACCCGGACGAGGTGTACATCTGGATATTTGGCAAGAACTACTACGGTACGCCTAACAGCAGAACTCTGAATGCAGAGAAAGTCTCCGTTGAGTCCGACGGCAGCTTCGAGCATGAACTCAAGTCCGCGGACACGAAAGATCTCGCTGGAGGTCAGTACTTTGTCATCGTCCAGCACCCGATGACTGGTGATTCTGGAATCGAGTGGAACGATACTTCGATTTGGGGATCGGGTATAAACACGGTGCGGCTCACTGGTCTGCAGGCACCCGCAGCGGCGACCGCATTGATTGACGCACTCGACTCTCCGAACATTCCGGACACCTACGTGAAGCTCACGTTCGTCGTCGAGGAGCCCCAGCTCTTCATCGATCCGATCGGTGACAAGGCTGCGGGCAGCAAGTTCACGATCTCCGGCACCACGAACCTCGCGGTCGGCAACACGCTGAACATCGACGTGACATCCGCCGCGTTCCAGCCGGGCCAGAAGACTGAGGCTTCTGCCTTCTCCGGGTTTGGCGGCTCTGCAGTCGTCCAGAAGGGTGACGGCATGAACACGTGGTCTTTCGAGGTTGACGGAACTAGTTTCAAGGTCGACCAGTACATCGTTACGGTTGAGTCTATCGAAGCTAGCAAGACCGCGACTGCGCTCTTCAACGTAGTTGAGAAGGAAGAGGCCACCCCGACCGCAGAGGTTACGACCACCGCACCCGCCGGTGAGGTAACCACCACCGCACCCGCCGGTGAGGCAACCACCGAAGCTACTCCGACCCCCGGGTTTGGAGCGCTTGTTGCCCTGGCTGGTCTTGGTGCAGTTGCCTTCCTGGTCCTGCGCCGGAAGTAACCCTGACTAACTAACCCTATTTTTTATTTCGCGCTGTTTTGGTGAGCGGTTTTTCGGGTACGGGACGGTGCCGCTACCGGTGGTTATTCTGCGCACTCCGGGGTTTTACCGGTCGCACGCGTGAGACCCTCGTGCCCCCACGCACCGAAAGACTCACGCGAAGCCGCGAAGGACGCGAAGAGTGAAAGGAAGGGAACGTTACATCCTTCGCGGCTTCGCGCTCTTCGCGTGAGACTCTCTTGCCCCCACGTACCGAAAGACTCACGCGAAGACGCGAAGGGCGCGAAGAGGAGATGCTAACGGTGATGAACGGCCTTCACGCGGAAGCACGCGGGAGGCGCGAAGAGGGAAAGGAAGGGGACGCTACATCCTTCGCGGCTTCGCGCTCTTCGCGTGAGACTCTCTTGCCCCCACGCACCGAAAAACTCACGCGAAGACGCGAAGGACGCGAAGAGGAGATGCTAACGGTGATGAACGGCCTCACGCGAAGGGCGCGAAGAACAAGGCTGGAGGCGGGCGAACTTCCGCGTGAGGCAGCCAGGGATATCCGGGAGTATCAGATACCTCGCTCAACTACGCCAGGAGTGCCGCGATGGTGTGACCGTCCTCGTGTACAGCCATCCGGCGGGGAATTTTATCCCGACGCTGAAAGAAGCACCCGTTGTCTATGCACCTATCGGGCTTGTCGTCGTGGGGCTGCTTGCCTTCGCGCTCAGGCGTCGGGAGTGATCGTGGTGGGTGTATACTGATGACCTCTCCCGGTCACAACGACAAACCCCATTTTTCGCAGCCCGTCTCCCGGTAAACCGGATCGTTATTCACGCAGTTGGGACCCGGGCCGTATCGAGCCGGAGATCGATAGCCACCTTTACTTTTTGTTCCGCACGACCTCTCTTTGTGATAGAATGAAACCTGCAGGCACACAACGCGCCGGTGGGCCCGTGGACTATCTCCATCAGGAGGATGCCGGTATACAGTTGTACACCGCCGGAAATGCACAAAGTTACACTGCCATTGACATCAGAGGCAGGATATCAGAGCAGTATCTTCCGTTAGAGAGCGTCCGGAGACCTGAACTGCTCAGTGCTCGCTCTGCAGGCGAGTGGGAGGTGTGTCAGTAAGGTGGATGAGGTGTGTCAGTAAGGTGGATGAGGTGTGTCAGTAAGGTGGATGAGGTGTGTCAGTAAGGTGGGGGAGGTGGATCAGTAAGGTGGATGAGGTGTGTCAGTAAGGTGGATGAGGTGTGTCAGTAAGGTGGATGAGGTGTGTCAGTAAGGTGGATGAGGTGTGTCAGTAAGGTGGATGAGGTGTGTCAGTAAGGTGGGGGAGGTGGATCAGTAAGCAGCGTTCAAATCCCTTACATCCCTGTGGAAAAGAGCACTATTGCCCATATCCTACGTCGGCAGTCCTCCGGTATCCGGAGTGCGAGAAGAACCTGCAGTGTTTGCATTCAGACTTCCAGTTCACTTCTTCCCACCGTATATTTCTGCTCCGGATGGTTTGGCTCTCCAGGGATTGCGTATTCCAATTGGCCGTCACGTATCATCGGCTTCAGATAACTGTTGAGTACCCACCTTTTGGTTCTCCCAACCAATCGGGCAATCTCCCCGGCAGAGAAGGGACGCACGCTGCAAACCTGAACGATAACTCGCCTGACTTCCTGTGGCGAATTCCTTTTGCCCAGCATTCTTATTGATCTGGCAATATCCGGTGGGATTGCTCCAGAATCCACACTCAGAGTCTCCCCTGCATCCAACGAAACCTCCACCTCCCGGAGGTGCGTTGTGCACACAGGTGTCACCCCAAGCCGCCCGGTGGGGGTATAGAAGGTCATCGCGCCATGAGGATGCTGGATAAGGAAGCCCAGATCCCGGAGTTTCCCGAGCAATTTGCTTGCACCGATCACATCGAGTCCGGTCAGATCGCGACACTGCTCATTCGAGATAGACCCGTTCCGCCTGACAAAGACGAGAGCCATCGCCTCTTCATCAGATACGTCGGCAGCGCTGAAGCCGCGGAGCCATTCGAGTTCTTCCTCAGAGAAGAAATGGTGAAGGGAAAATGCGGCGCGGAAATAATCGGCCTGACGATTCGACTCAAAGACCGGCGGAGACAGGCGGGCTTCCCGGGTTAACTGTACCATCATCCGGATTCCACTACCTTTGTTCTCAGCCAGGTTTGTATCGTGCAGAACCGCTGCAATGACCGGATTTCTGGTAACAGAGGTAATACTTCCCTCATCGCCGATCTCAACAAGTGAGTGTCCAGGATTCGTTATCTCCAGCCTTCCCGGATAACGGATGATCCTTATCGACCCGCAAGATCGATAGTTTCGGTGCATCAGCGCGTTCACAACCGCTTCACGGACGACTCGCTCAGGGATAAGGGGTCTTTCGTGCCGCTGGACGGACCCCTCATGGAACGCCACGCACCTTGGAATATCGTCCATAATACCTGCAATGACCCGTGGAATCATACGTAACAGCGGTTCGCGGAACTCAAGCGAGTACGAGATCTCTCCGTCCCATTTGTGGCCTGGAACGCGTAGGTAATCGACACGCATCAGCGGGAGGTACTTCCGGATCGCCATATCCTTTCCGAAGAGGAGAATCCCGGCCAACGTGGGGATTAGCTCATCGTCTTGCTTATCCGCACACTTCAGGGCAAGGAGAATGTCTCCATCATCCCAGTTCAACTCCGGTGCATGCGGGTTGGCGGCTCGGCGTGCTCGCCGGTATTCATCGATTGCATGCGGATCGATATCATCCAACGACGCACCGGGAATAACCGACTCGTCATACGTCCTCCGTCCTGCACTCGTATGGAACATCCGGATATCCTCGTCGGTACAATGCTGAGCCGTCGAGCCGATGCGGCGGTAGGCGCCCCGCGGCAGACCTTGCGCTTTAATGTAAATGGGCTTATTATGGGGCTCTTCTTCAGGGATGTACACCACGATCACCGGTTTTTCATCGACCATGCAGACCTGCACATTCGGCCTCAGGGGCCGGTTGAACGCGGAGGCACAGAGTGAAGCGACTTCTCTCTGTAATTTATCGGGATCGTGGACGCCGGTAACTCTATAGTTCCCGGAAGCCGGGTTGCGGGAAACACCGAGCAGGAGATACCCTCCCTCGATCCCGGGCTCGTTTGAGAACGCCGAGATCGTCTGAGAGGCGGTTTTCCCCAGAGTTCTGGATGTTTCTTTCGCTTCGATGCGCCAGTGTTCGTCAAATGTATTAAGTTCTAAGAGAAGTTCCGCACAACCCCGCATTCCACGACTCCTGCAGATGATATCGGGCTTATATCAGATCAGTCTTCGCCGATAGCCATAAACTGTTCGCATACCGGGTGAAGGGTGCTTCCGGGTTGCCCTTAAAAGGTTGCGGGGCTTCTCGCGCAGCAAAACCCTGAATAATCTTCCTTGCAGGTATCATCTTCGCGACGCTCTCTACGTGGTATCCCAATCACTCCGTTCATCACACCGGACGTGCGGGACCTCACCCGATCGCCTGGGTGTAGAGTTCGATACAGTCCAACGCCCATCCAAATAGCTCCTCAAAATTCGCGGCAGTCTTCATCTGATGCCGAAGCGGTGCGTTCCATGATGCTGAAAACTGGTTACGCCCCTTCACAAGCACGGAGTTGTCCGGGACGACCTCTTTTGCATTCGCAGATCGAAATACTAATCAAATACTAATATCTACTAAATTAGTATTTGCGAGACCGGACCCATGACCAGATTCCCTGAACGACCGCCCCAAACACGGGATGGGAAAATCCTCAAGGTGCTCAGCGACATCGTGAACTACCCCCCGCTTGCGCAGGGGGCTTCCTGCTTCATCCCCCTCCCCATCGGGAGCGAGTCCACAGGCTCTTCGGCGCGTTCCGCGCCTGCTAGTGCGAAGTTCTTGATATTGATCGCGGCGTTCAGGTCCCGGTCGTGGGTCGTCCCGCAGTCTGGGCACGTCCACGCCCGGTCCTTCAGCGTCAGGTCGGCCTTCCGGTAGCCGCAGACCGAGCAGGTCTTCGAGGACGGCTCGAACATCCCCACGCGGAGCAGGGGTTTCCCGGCCTCCTGACACTTGTACGCCAGCATCGCAAGGAACGTCCCCCACCCGGCATCGCTGATCGCCCGGGCCAGAGAGGGGTTCTTCACCATGCCGTCCACGTTCAGGGACTCCACAGCCAGTGCTTGGTTTTCGCGGACCAGTCGAGAAGAGAGCTGGTGCTGGAAGTCCTGTCGTTGGTCGGCAATCGTCTGGTGACACCGGGCAACCTTGAGCCGGGCCTTGTTCCGGTTCTTCGACCCCTTCTGCTTGCGGGCGAGCCGCCGCTGCAAGACGGCCAACCGTTGCTGGGCGTTCCGGAGATACTTGGGATTCTCCACCGCATCGCCGGTCGAGAGGATGGCGTAGTGCGCCAGCCCCAGGTCGATCCCAACCGTCTGATCTGGAACCGGATCGGCGGGCGGCGGCGGCGTCCGGCCGTCCTCGACCACGATGCTGAGGAAGTACCGGCCGGTCGAAGTTCGGATCACCGTCGCGGACTTCGTCGTGCCCACGAAGGTGCGGTGGTACTTGACCTTGACCGCACCGATCTTCGGGAGCTTCACGGTACCCCGCTCGAAGTCCACGGCATATGCCTGCGGGACCGTGAACGCCTGCTCGGGGGCACGCTTCTTCTCGAAGGTCGGTGCTTCGGCCCGCCCCTCGAAGAAGTTCGTGAACGCACGGAAAAGGTGGTGGATCGATTGCTGCAGCGACTGGGCGTTGACCTCTTTCAGCCACGGCAACTCCGCTTTGAGCGCCGGAAGCTGCTTCATGAGGTCATACTTGGAGAGGCTGATGCCCTCGTCGTGATACGCCTGATTCTTGCGGTTGAGCGCCCAGTTGTACACAAACCGGCAGCACCCAAGGTGCTGGGCGATCA is a genomic window of Methanoculleus bourgensis MS2 containing:
- a CDS encoding MEMAR_RS02690 family S-layer glycoprotein; translation: MKSMTKLMIVAMLLVAALVVAPAAARNIMTNGTNVFVGEENLNFAAAGSNFSTTTQLVHYTGEVGKSSTDKTITVTGGVVSELLKGIPVGNYYDPANTLHYVNVQNPESTLDIMLNSSPKDSVNGKSITRGTGLDFKFYSNVDFGGTGATANVEITLPGGGVVTTYDGTPLTFGANGQTQYIPNVVFGQAAEAGTYTAVAKWARSTDFFGKDFDSKPVTFEVLTKPLALSANKDSVVRGNSFTVTVTAESRTEYILSVKSGGNDSPLITPGQTAVNYTVAGETDWNRTVKTNAGGTATIQFNTTATGALKTDDKTFTIRVDNLKGDKNDEVKVKVEGGSVTITASGTGTYYIGEEITLSGTCTEGKTVYLFMTGPNLASNGVDIEDPNEQVVTGQGNSTTVDVEADDTWSKKWDTANLPLDAGSYTIYAVSADVDKSKLSDAKYSTASISLRSGYISATTSGATVAKGDKLIISGTAQGNPDEVYIWIFGKNYYGTPNSRTLNAEKVSVESDGSFEHELKSADTKDLAGGQYFVIVQHPMTGDSGIEWNDTSIWGSGINTVRLTGLQAPAAATALIDALDSPNIPDTYVKLTFVVEEPQLFIDPIGDKAAGSKFTISGTTNLAVGNTLNIDVTSAAFQPGQKTEASAFSGFGGSAVVQKGDGMNTWSFEVDGTSFKVDQYIVTVESIEASKTATALFNVVEKEEATPTAEVTTTAPAGEVTTTAPAGEATTEATPTPGFGALVALAGLGAVAFLVLRRK
- a CDS encoding ATP-binding protein is translated as MRGCAELLLELNTFDEHWRIEAKETSRTLGKTASQTISAFSNEPGIEGGYLLLGVSRNPASGNYRVTGVHDPDKLQREVASLCASAFNRPLRPNVQVCMVDEKPVIVVYIPEEEPHNKPIYIKAQGLPRGAYRRIGSTAQHCTDEDIRMFHTSAGRRTYDESVIPGASLDDIDPHAIDEYRRARRAANPHAPELNWDDGDILLALKCADKQDDELIPTLAGILLFGKDMAIRKYLPLMRVDYLRVPGHKWDGEISYSLEFREPLLRMIPRVIAGIMDDIPRCVAFHEGSVQRHERPLIPERVVREAVVNALMHRNYRSCGSIRIIRYPGRLEITNPGHSLVEIGDEGSITSVTRNPVIAAVLHDTNLAENKGSGIRMMVQLTREARLSPPVFESNRQADYFRAAFSLHHFFSEEELEWLRGFSAADVSDEEAMALVFVRRNGSISNEQCRDLTGLDVIGASKLLGKLRDLGFLIQHPHGAMTFYTPTGRLGVTPVCTTHLREVEVSLDAGETLSVDSGAIPPDIARSIRMLGKRNSPQEVRRVIVQVCSVRPFSAGEIARLVGRTKRWVLNSYLKPMIRDGQLEYAIPGEPNHPEQKYTVGRSELEV
- the tnpB gene encoding IS200/IS605 family element RNA-guided endonuclease TnpB, with protein sequence MLRRYRYRLYPTEDQKTLIAQHLGCCRFVYNWALNRKNQAYHDEGISLSKYDLMKQLPALKAELPWLKEVNAQSLQQSIHHLFRAFTNFFEGRAEAPTFEKKRAPEQAFTVPQAYAVDFERGTVKLPKIGAVKVKYHRTFVGTTKSATVIRTSTGRYFLSIVVEDGRTPPPPADPVPDQTVGIDLGLAHYAILSTGDAVENPKYLRNAQQRLAVLQRRLARKQKGSKNRNKARLKVARCHQTIADQRQDFQHQLSSRLVRENQALAVESLNVDGMVKNPSLARAISDAGWGTFLAMLAYKCQEAGKPLLRVGMFEPSSKTCSVCGYRKADLTLKDRAWTCPDCGTTHDRDLNAAINIKNFALAGAERAEEPVDSLPMGRGMKQEAPCASGG